A part of Streptomyces sp. NBC_01497 genomic DNA contains:
- a CDS encoding MerR family transcriptional regulator, producing the protein MQSTGAPDVSMQGTGLHDTHMQIGEVAARTELSLRTIRHYEDVGLVTPSARSQGGFRLYTDGDVRRLMVIRRMKPLGFTLEQMRDLLQVTDRLDAAEPPTDEERAQLAARLTEFEEATAKRAAELRVQLARAEEFAETLRARAARAAAQGR; encoded by the coding sequence ATGCAGAGCACGGGCGCACCGGACGTGAGCATGCAGGGCACGGGCCTGCACGACACCCACATGCAGATCGGCGAGGTCGCGGCGCGGACCGAACTGTCCCTGCGCACGATCCGGCACTACGAGGACGTCGGTCTCGTCACCCCGTCGGCCCGTTCGCAGGGCGGCTTCCGCCTCTACACCGACGGAGACGTGCGGCGGCTGATGGTGATCCGCCGCATGAAGCCGCTCGGCTTCACGCTGGAGCAGATGCGCGACCTGCTCCAGGTCACCGACCGGCTGGACGCCGCCGAACCGCCGACCGACGAGGAACGGGCACAACTCGCCGCCCGGCTGACCGAGTTCGAGGAAGCGACGGCGAAGCGGGCGGCGGAGCTCCGCGTACAGCTCGCGCGTGCCGAGGAGTTCGCCGAGACGCTGCGGGCGAGGGCCGCGAGGGCGGCGGCGCAGGGCCGCTGA
- a CDS encoding peptidase E — MTAPQPTILATSGGIRPGRRTMISFDALVHHAVELSGVHGRRPRIMYIGTAIGDAEHFAARAAEAAREADFDLTPLHLFPMPNLDDVEGTVLEQDVVWVMGGSVANLLAVWRAHGLDAILRRAWQAGVVLTGVSAGSICWYEGGTTDSFGPELRPVTNGLGFLPYGNGVHYDSDPGRRRLVHELVADGTLPTTHCTDDGVGLVYHGTTLTEAVAETPNALAYHVVLDGEEAVETALPPRLLPAPRR, encoded by the coding sequence ATGACAGCCCCGCAACCCACCATCCTCGCGACGTCCGGCGGCATCCGCCCGGGCCGGCGGACGATGATCTCCTTCGACGCCCTGGTCCACCACGCCGTCGAACTGTCGGGCGTCCACGGCCGTCGGCCCCGGATCATGTACATCGGGACGGCGATCGGCGACGCCGAGCACTTCGCCGCCCGCGCGGCCGAGGCGGCACGCGAGGCGGACTTCGACCTGACGCCGCTCCACCTCTTCCCCATGCCGAACCTGGACGACGTCGAGGGCACCGTCCTGGAGCAGGACGTCGTCTGGGTGATGGGCGGCTCCGTGGCCAACCTGCTGGCCGTCTGGCGCGCCCACGGACTCGACGCGATCCTGCGCCGCGCCTGGCAGGCCGGCGTGGTGCTGACCGGCGTGAGCGCGGGCTCGATCTGCTGGTACGAAGGGGGCACGACGGACTCGTTCGGCCCCGAACTGCGCCCCGTCACGAACGGCCTCGGATTCCTCCCGTACGGCAACGGCGTCCATTACGACTCCGATCCGGGGCGCCGCCGCCTGGTCCACGAACTCGTCGCGGACGGCACGCTGCCCACGACGCACTGCACGGACGACGGCGTGGGCCTCGTCTACCACGGGACGACCCTCACGGAGGCCGTCGCCGAAACCCCGAACGCCCTGGCCTACCACGTGGTGCTGGACGGCGAGGAGGCCGTCGAGACGGCGCTGCCGCCACGCCTCCTGCCTGCCCCTCGCCGCTGA
- a CDS encoding PASTA domain-containing protein encodes MSSHDSWPSGCTGYTPFEQELVNTMTDFANSAEAPRFDTAAIARGARRKRTAAIAGIATALIVAGGGTALATSSSGGSHLSRPAAATTATTDKKVTTVQFGDIPIDVAGFNLDMAKAELVAKARLKLGTISKASPSGCKPGSVIAVSPHAPTVVHVGDTVGLTLCAR; translated from the coding sequence ATGAGTTCACATGATTCGTGGCCTTCCGGCTGCACGGGTTACACACCCTTCGAGCAGGAACTGGTGAACACCATGACCGATTTCGCGAACAGCGCCGAGGCGCCGCGCTTCGACACGGCCGCCATCGCGCGGGGAGCCCGACGTAAGCGGACCGCAGCCATCGCCGGTATCGCCACAGCCCTCATCGTGGCCGGCGGGGGCACCGCCCTCGCCACCAGCTCGTCCGGCGGTTCGCACCTCTCGCGGCCGGCCGCCGCGACCACCGCCACGACGGACAAGAAGGTCACCACCGTGCAGTTCGGCGACATCCCCATCGACGTGGCCGGCTTCAACCTGGACATGGCCAAGGCGGAGCTGGTGGCCAAGGCCCGACTCAAGCTCGGCACCATCAGCAAGGCGTCGCCCAGCGGCTGCAAGCCGGGCTCGGTCATCGCGGTCTCCCCGCACGCCCCGACGGTCGTCCACGTGGGGGACACGGTCGGTCTGACCCTCTGCGCACGCTGA
- a CDS encoding SigE family RNA polymerase sigma factor translates to MAAENDFHGFTVARSAVLFRVALVLTGNREAAEDLVQETLERAYRKWRTIAAQEAPEAYVRRIMVNLANDRWRRFRRTEPYQDGGDRAAPGDEYGQVDTRDQLIRAIQGLPMRMRTVVVLRYFHDLSDTEIAADLRISPSTVRSQLARGIEKLRGQFPALSDPSPRQPTE, encoded by the coding sequence GTGGCGGCGGAGAACGACTTCCACGGCTTCACCGTCGCCCGGTCGGCCGTACTGTTCCGCGTCGCGCTCGTCCTGACGGGAAACCGCGAGGCGGCGGAGGACCTGGTCCAGGAGACCCTGGAGCGGGCCTACCGCAAGTGGCGGACGATCGCGGCACAGGAGGCCCCGGAAGCCTATGTGCGGCGAATCATGGTGAACCTGGCCAATGACCGGTGGCGGAGATTCCGCCGCACGGAGCCGTACCAGGACGGCGGCGACCGGGCGGCTCCGGGCGACGAGTACGGGCAGGTGGACACCAGGGATCAGCTGATCCGCGCCATACAGGGTCTGCCGATGCGCATGCGCACGGTCGTCGTACTGCGGTACTTCCACGATCTCTCGGATACCGAGATCGCGGCCGACCTGCGGATCTCACCGAGCACCGTACGCTCCCAGCTCGCTCGCGGAATCGAGAAGCTCAGAGGCCAGTTCCCCGCACTCTCCGACCCTTCACCGCGGCAGCCGACGGAATGA